In Anaerosporomusa subterranea, one DNA window encodes the following:
- a CDS encoding ABC transporter ATP-binding protein, producing the protein MIKFEQVSKRYDKITVLNEINLQVQAGEIFVLIGPSGCGKTTTMKMINRLIEPSSGKITINGTDISELDPVELRRNIGYVIQSIGLLPHMTIAENVALVPRLKKWDEDAYIDRVNDLLKMVKLDPQIYGNRYPAELSGGQQQRVGVIRAMAADPPIILMDEPFSALDPISREQLQEELVRLQEVMKKTIVFVTHDMDEALKIGNRICLLHNGKVVQLDTPEQILRHPANEFVRGFIGESRLRNNATLPAISDVMVRPITSRPNKGLAEAIMQMRKQKVDTLLIVDSDNKLLGRTSVWDIQSRFDDENLALRDVLDPFAPCIAVNCELTDAIQMISQEQVSYLAVVNSDHKLLGVLTRASLVDVMAEQFSNGTNNKDAMTASEQKGVVA; encoded by the coding sequence ATGATTAAATTTGAACAAGTCTCAAAAAGGTATGATAAAATCACGGTTTTGAATGAAATCAATCTACAGGTTCAAGCCGGTGAAATCTTTGTACTCATTGGACCGAGCGGCTGCGGCAAGACTACAACGATGAAGATGATTAATCGCTTGATTGAGCCGTCCTCAGGAAAAATTACTATAAATGGCACAGACATCAGTGAACTTGATCCAGTCGAATTACGGCGTAATATTGGCTATGTCATTCAAAGTATTGGTTTGCTGCCACACATGACCATAGCGGAAAATGTAGCGCTTGTACCGCGGCTAAAGAAATGGGATGAAGATGCATATATTGACCGCGTTAATGATCTGTTGAAAATGGTAAAACTAGATCCGCAAATTTATGGAAACCGTTATCCGGCTGAACTGAGTGGAGGTCAACAACAGCGTGTAGGCGTAATTCGCGCCATGGCGGCTGACCCGCCGATTATTCTGATGGATGAACCGTTTAGCGCTTTAGATCCCATTAGCCGTGAACAACTGCAGGAAGAACTGGTTCGTCTGCAGGAAGTTATGAAGAAAACTATTGTCTTTGTAACTCATGATATGGACGAAGCACTGAAGATTGGCAATCGTATTTGTTTACTGCATAATGGCAAGGTTGTTCAATTGGATACACCAGAGCAAATATTGCGTCATCCTGCCAATGAGTTTGTTCGCGGCTTCATTGGCGAGAGTCGTTTGAGAAATAACGCAACGTTGCCAGCTATTTCAGATGTTATGGTACGTCCGATAACGTCCAGACCGAATAAAGGGCTGGCAGAAGCCATTATGCAAATGCGCAAGCAAAAGGTTGACACCTTGCTGATTGTGGACTCTGATAACAAATTGTTGGGGAGGACTAGTGTCTGGGATATCCAAAGTCGTTTCGATGATGAGAATCTAGCGCTGCGAGATGTGTTAGACCCATTTGCTCCTTGCATCGCGGTCAACTGCGAGCTGACAGACGCGATACAAATGATCAGTCAAGAACAGGTTTCTTATCTGGCTGTAGTTAATTCAGATCACAAATTACTTGGTGTATTAACCAGAGCCAGTTTAGTGGATGTTATGGCTGAGCAATTTTCGAATGGCACAAATAATAAAGACGCCATGACGGCGAGTGAACAGAAAGGGGTGGTCGCATGA
- a CDS encoding TrkA C-terminal domain-containing protein has protein sequence MLKSSSLYRSIALDIAQRIINGDFAKGAKLSGRTLLASQYNVSPETIRKAIGLLNTEGVVSVSQGKEITVVSVEKAYAFIEHYKSSESVYSLRQEIELLLKQKQELDARFEAMLTDIINYSDRLRNLTPYNPIEIEVETTAHVVGKTISELQMWQRTGATVVAIRRGTEVMISPGPLARLAIGDRIVLVGDSEVLQRMEKYLKMPKETPE, from the coding sequence ATGTTGAAAAGCAGCTCACTATATCGTTCGATTGCACTTGATATAGCTCAACGTATCATTAACGGCGACTTTGCGAAAGGGGCTAAGCTATCAGGCCGAACGTTGCTCGCCAGTCAGTATAATGTCTCGCCAGAGACGATTCGCAAGGCGATTGGTTTGCTCAATACCGAAGGCGTGGTTTCAGTTTCTCAGGGAAAAGAGATCACAGTAGTGAGCGTGGAAAAAGCCTATGCATTTATTGAACACTATAAGAGTTCAGAGTCTGTATATTCGTTGCGCCAGGAGATCGAGCTCTTGTTGAAACAAAAACAGGAGCTCGATGCTCGCTTTGAGGCGATGCTTACAGACATCATTAACTATTCAGACCGTCTTCGCAATTTGACTCCGTATAATCCAATTGAAATTGAAGTCGAAACAACGGCGCATGTTGTGGGCAAAACCATCAGTGAGTTGCAAATGTGGCAGCGGACAGGAGCCACAGTAGTAGCAATTCGACGCGGTACTGAAGTTATGATTTCGCCTGGACCGCTGGCCCGACTGGCAATCGGCGACCGGATTGTACTGGTCGGAGACAGTGAAGTTCTGCAGCGAATGGAGAAGTATTTGAAGATGCCGAAAGAAACGCCTGAATAG
- a CDS encoding F0F1 ATP synthase subunit C produces the protein MERVTIIVCSIIASVFILISTMLSATNGDTRVADTTLDAIGKKPELKSSLLPTMLISIGLIESIPIIATVIAIVLIIANPYLGK, from the coding sequence ATGGAAAGAGTAACCATAATCGTCTGTTCGATCATTGCGTCTGTCTTTATTCTTATCAGCACAATGCTGAGCGCTACGAACGGCGACACAAGAGTCGCAGATACAACTCTTGACGCTATTGGTAAGAAACCGGAATTAAAGTCATCTTTGCTGCCGACTATGTTGATTTCTATTGGGTTAATTGAGTCAATTCCGATTATCGCCACAGTTATTGCCATCGTATTAATCATTGCAAATCCATATTTGGGGAAATGA
- a CDS encoding ABC transporter permease, translating into MIMDLLAIMQNRWEDILLASWQHLELTLISLAIANLIAIPLGILLTRFKRWAEPVIGVAAVIQTIPSLALLGFMIPLLGIGKGPAIVALTLYGLLPILRNTYTGIVGVTPAVVEAGIGMGMTSRQVLLMVELPMALPIIMAGVRTATVLLVGVATLAGLIGAGGLGDLIFRGISMANPQLILAGALPAAVMAIAFDYVLKQTEFKVQPKGLNR; encoded by the coding sequence ATGATCATGGATTTGTTGGCGATCATGCAAAATCGCTGGGAAGATATCCTGTTAGCCTCCTGGCAACACCTTGAACTTACTTTGATTTCTCTGGCAATAGCCAATTTAATCGCCATTCCGCTGGGAATTCTCCTGACTCGATTCAAACGATGGGCTGAACCGGTGATTGGAGTAGCTGCGGTCATTCAGACGATTCCCAGTCTGGCCTTATTAGGATTTATGATTCCCTTGCTGGGAATTGGTAAAGGTCCGGCGATTGTTGCGCTAACGCTTTATGGGTTATTGCCGATTCTGCGTAATACCTATACGGGAATTGTTGGTGTTACGCCAGCGGTTGTCGAGGCTGGAATTGGCATGGGAATGACCTCGAGGCAGGTTTTGCTGATGGTGGAACTACCAATGGCTTTGCCGATTATTATGGCCGGGGTTCGCACAGCCACCGTCTTATTGGTTGGAGTTGCTACTCTAGCAGGTCTTATTGGCGCTGGAGGTCTGGGCGATTTGATCTTCCGGGGGATATCGATGGCCAACCCACAACTGATACTGGCAGGTGCGCTGCCAGCCGCAGTAATGGCAATAGCTTTTGATTATGTATTAAAACAAACTGAATTTAAGGTGCAACCCAAAGGACTAAACAGATGA